The Pandoraea vervacti DNA window GTCCGCCCACGCCGATTCGATCACGGTCGGATTGACCGCGTTGATCCGGATGCCGCGCGGCAACTCATGTGCGACGCATTTCACGAAGGTATCGATGGCGCCGCTGGTCGTGGCATCCGCGATGCCCAGGGGCATCGGTTTGATGTTCAGAATGCCGGAGATCAGCGTGAACGATCCTCGGTCGTCGATGTACTTCAACCCCTCGCGCACGACGTTCATCTGGCCCACCAGCTTGCTTTGAATCGTGGTCGCCCACTGGCTGTCGGTCATCGACTCGAAGTCGGCGTATTCGCAGTGGCCGACGGCGCTGATGACGGCGTCGAACGATCCATAAGTCTCGACGACGGATGCAAACAGGCTCGCGAGCGACTCGCTGCACGTGATGTCGACCTGAAGATGCTTCGGATCGCTGCCGCCGGATCGGCTGGCCATGAGGATGTCATGGTCGTCCAGATCGGTCATGGCGGCCTGTCCGATGTGACCCGTCGCGCCGATCACGATGACGCGCTTTTTCCGCTTGGTGTCCTTGGTGTCCTTGGTGCCGGTGCTCATGTTGCTTACCTCGCTCAGTACATTGGAAAACGAGGCGCCATCATAGAAATCGCCGGGTGTGCGGTAAATCAGGCGGGGGTTGTATCCGTTACAAGGAATCGTTGTGGACAGTATCGACCTCAAACATATGCGCATCTTCCTGCGGCTCGTTCGTGAGAAAAGCGCGTCGAAAGTCGCCGTCGAAACGGGCATGTCCCAGCAGGCGATAAGTGGATATCTGAAACGCTTGCGCGACGCGCTGCCTCACGAGATTTTTCTGCGTCATAGCAATGGAATCGAGCCCACGGACTTTGCGCTGGACGTGGCGCGAAAGTTCGAGCGCGCCCTCGATGAAGTCGACGGCGTGTTTCACGCGGGCGTGTTCGATCCCGCGACGTGGGATCGATGCATCGGCATCATCGCCAACGAGTACGCCCAACTGTCGATGCTGCCGAGGTTCGTGGCGCAGATTCGTCAGTCGGCGCCGCATGTCAGGGTGAAGGTGCTGGACTTCGATGACGCTGCGCACGCGGAGCAACTCGCGAAAGGGGAGGCGGAACTGGTGCTCGGGTTCTCCGCGTTTTTCGACGGCTCGCTCGTGAGAACCGCGCTGCGCGATGAGCGGTATTGCTGTGTGGTGGGAGATGGCTCGCGGATCGCGAGCCAAATTCGCGAGGTTGCGGATATCGGGAAGTTCGCGCGCGTGGATTTTTCGCCTGGCAGCAGCGACTCGCGCGATAGGGTGTCGCAGTGGCTCGCGGCGCATGGCGTGACAGGTGCGCCGGTGGCGACGTTGGCGTGTTATACCTCGCTCAAGCCGTTTCTCGACGTCAACGACGTCCTCGCGTTCGTGCCCTGTTCGGTTGCGGTGGCTTGTCGGTTGCAAACCGTCGATCTGACGCCGATGCCGGAGGTCCTGACGGCAAGCGTTGGGTGGCACCGGAAAACTGCCGGGAACCCGATGGGGATCTGGTTGCGTGACGTCCTGACGTCGATCGAAGCGTCAGCCCGCGGGGGAGGTGTTGCCTCCGCGGCGGTCATCCCTGCCGTGCAGGCATGAAAAAAGCCGATGATCTTTCGATCATCGGCTTTTCGTATTTTGTTGGTGCCCAGAAGAGGACTCGAACCTCCACGGTGTTACCCGCTAGTACCTGAAACTAGTGCGTCTACCAATTCCGCCATCTGGGCCCCGTCAGCTCGCTTACTGCTTGCTCGCTGCGAAGAAGTGGAATTATGCGTATCGGGCGCGGGAGTGTCAACACTTTTGCGTAAAAAATTTTCTTTTCTCTCGCCCCCGCCCACTGCCGCGCTCAAATTCCGCACAGGTGGCAGTTTTCGTGAGGTTTGCCGTATGATTGTCCCTGACTGTAGGACGCCGCACTACGCGCGTCATACACCTCCACGGACCGTCGGGCGCATGGTGCGCCACTCGGCCGGACTCAACCGGCAAAGCAACGCTACCGACCTTTGAGCAAATATCCCTATCCGATCCCGAGCCGCGAAGAAATCCTCGGTGTCCTGCGCACCGCCGACTCCGCGCTGTCCGCTAACGATATCGCCGAAGCGCTTGCCATCAAGAAGCAGGAACGCGAAGGCTTCTTCAAACGTCTCGCCGCCATGGAGCGCGACGATCAGATCCGCCTCGATCGCCGGGGCTACTACCAACTGACGCACCCCTCGAACTTCATCGCCGGCCGCGTCATTGGCCATCGCGACGGCTATGGCTTTGCCGTTCGGGACGACGACGGCGATGACCTCTTCCTTCCTAATGAGGAAATGAAGAAGGTCATGCACAACGACCGGGTCCTTCTGCGCATCGCCGGCTACGACCGCCGGGGCCGTCCCGAAGGTCATATCGTCGAAGTCGTGAGCCGCGCGAACACGCACGTCATCGGCCGTTTGCTCAATGAGAACGGCGTCATGGTCGTCGCCCCCGAAGACAAGCGCATCGGCCACGACATCCTCATTCCGCCGCGCGCGCAGGGCAAAGCGAAGGTGGGGCAGGTCGTCTCCGTCGAACTTACCGATTACCCCAGCCGCTACAGCCAGCCCATCGGCCGCGTCTCAGAAGTGCTCGGCGATATCGACGACCCGGGCATGGAAATCGAAATCGCCGTGCGCAAGTACGGCGTGCCGCATCAATTCTCGGCCGAGGCGCTCGCTGCCGCGGGCGCGCTGCCGGACGAGGTGCGCGCCCCCGACCTGCGCCACCGCATCGACCTGCGAGACGTGCCGCTCGTCACCATCGACGGCGAAGATGCCCGCGACTTCGACGACGCCGTCTACTGCGAGCCTGCCAAGGTGGGACGCGTCAACGGTTTCCGCCTCATCGTTGCGATCGCCGACGTCTCGCACTACGTCGCGCCCGGTAGTCCGCTCGACGCCGATGCGCTCACGCGCAGCACCTCCGTCTACTTCCCGCGTCGCGTCATTCCGATGCTTCCCGAGAAGCTCTCGAACGGCCTGTGCTCGCTCAATCCCGACGTGGACCGCTGTGTGCTCGTGTGCGATGCGCTCGTCGCGCCCAACGGTGAGGTCAAGGCGTATCAGTTCTATCCGGCGGTCATTCATTCCGCCGCGCGCCTGACCTATACCGAAGTGGCCGCCGTGCTCGGCAACACGAAGGGCGCCGAAGCCCAGCGCCGTGCCGCGTTGCTGCCGCACCTCCAGAATCTGTACGAGCTTTACAAGGTGCTTGCGAAGGCGCGCAAATCGCGCGGCGCCATCGAATTCGATTCGACGGAGACATACATCGTCTGTAACGCGCAAGGCAAGATCGAACAGATCCTGCCGCGCACGCGTAACGACGCCCATCGGCTCATCGAGGAATGCATGCTCACGGCCAACGTGTGCGCCGCCGATTTCCTCAAGCGTCACAAGCAGCCCGGCCTTTATCGTATTCACGCGGGACCCTCCGGCGAACGACTCCAGGTGCTGCGCACGTTCCTCAAGACCCTCGGGCTTGCGCTCGGCGGTGGCGACGAGCCGTCCACGTCCGATTACTCCGAGCTGATGACGCAGATCGAGTCGCGTCCCGACGCCCCCATGCTGCAGACCATGCTGCTGCGCTCCATGCAGCAAGCGGTCTACAGCCCGGACAACATCGGTCACTTCGGTCTGGCCTATCCGGCTTACACGCACTTTACGAGTCCGATTCGCCGCTATCCCGACCTGCTCACGCATCGCGCCATCAAGGCGATTCTCGCGGGCAAGAAGTATGAGCCGGAGATTCCGGCGGGCGTGGAACTGACGACGGGGCTTTCGCCGCACGCGCGCAAGTTGCAAAAGGACGACGACGCTGCCAAGGGCAAAAAGTCGCCGGCGGCGAGGAAGCGCGATGCCATCTGGGACGAACTCGGCCTGCATTGCTCCGCGAACGAACGCCGGGCTGACGAAGCCTCGCGCGACGTGGAAGCCTGGCTCAAGTGCTACTTCATGCGCGACAAGCTCGGCGAGGAATATGGTGGCACGGTCAGCGCCGTGACGTCGTTCGGCATCTTCGTGCAGCTCGACGATCTGTTCATCGAAGGTCTGGTGCATGTCACCGAACTGGGCAGCGATTATTTCCAGTTCGACGAGGTGCGTCACGAGTTGCGCGGCGAGCGAACCGGTATCCGTTATCGCCTGACCGACCGCGTGCGCGTGCAAGTGAGCCGCGTGGATCTGGATGCACGCAAGATCGACTTCCGCCTCGTGCGCGAGCCGAACGCCCGCTCGCTGGCGAAGACCTCGGGTCGTGCGGAACGCGGTGGGGCACCTGCACCGTCGCCTGCGGCGGGCACACCAGGCATCGCCGGCTCGGCAAGCCCCGGTCCGAGCATTCGCCAGTTGCCCAAGGGCGGCGCGTTGCTCAACGGCGTGCAGCCCGCACCAGCCGGCAAGCGTCCCGCCAAGCCCAAGTCTGCCAAGGTGAAAGCGGCACGTGCCGAGCGCGGCGCGGCGCCCGCCAAGCATGGGGGGAGTGGCGGTGGTGGCGGCAAGGCGCCGGCCAAGCGCCAAGGCGGGCCGGGCGGGCCGGCGAAGAAACCTCGCCGCTGAGTTTTGTGCCGCCAAACCCTTGAGCGCCGGTGAGCGCAACCGGGCTTCGTCAAGCGATGAACCTACGGCGTGCCACCCGTATTTCCGGGCAACGTGTCACCGAACGGCGGCGAAGTGAGCGGTTTGCAGTAAGATGGGCGCCTTTGCCGGGAATCAGCGGCATTCGGTACCCGCGATGAATTGCGGCGGCGGTGGCCCATCGGGCTCCCGCCGCCGTCGTGCTTTGGGCGGCCCGTTGTGATCGACGTGATCGACGTGATCGACCGAATCGAGTCGCACGGTTCGCGATGACTGCCCGGGCGCACGCTATTTTGAGGATGTGAAATGAGTAAATTGAAATTGCTGTTCGGCTTTCATGCCGTGACTGCCCGACTGCGCCACGACGCCAGCAGCATCGAGGAAATCTATTACGACCCGAGCCGCCGCGACCGCCGCATGACCGATTTCCTCAAGGCTGTGGAGTCGTTCAAGAATGCGCCGGGCGTCAAGATCAAGGTCATTCAGGCCGACGGCAAACGTCTGGACGGCATGGCGGGTTCGTCGCGTCACCAGGGGGTGGTGGCGCAGGCGCAGGAAGTCTCGCTGGCGCTCAATCTGGACGAACTGCTCGACGGCATTTCGGGTGACCCGCTGCTGCTCGTGCTCGACGGCGTGACCGATCCGCACAACCTCGGCGCGTGCCTGCGTGTTGCCGACGGTGCCGGGGCGCACGCCGTGATCGCTCCCAAAGACCGGGCGGTCGGCCTGAATGCGACGGTGGCCAAGGTCGCAAGCGGCGCCGCCGAGACCGTGCCGTACATCATGGTGACGAACCTCGCGCGCACGCTGCGCGAACTGAAGGATCGCGGCATCTGGGTGGTCGGCACGTCCGACGACGCGCCGGCCGACATCTACGGCACGAAGCTCACCGGTCCGATGGCCATCGTCATGGGCGCGGAAGGCGAGGGCATGCGGCGCCTCGTCGGAGAAACGTGCGACGAGCTCATGAGCATCCCGATGGCGGGCGGCTGCGAGAGCCTCAATGTCTCCGTAGCCAGCGCCGTGTGCCTGTACGAAGCCGTGCGCCAACGCGCGGTGGCGGCAAAGAGCGCGAAGTAAGCCTCGGACACCGCCGGATGCCCCCGGCGGTCGATCGGCGCGCGTCGGCCTATTGGCCCGGGGACGCCATGGCCCGGCTGCCGGAACGCTGTGACTCGGCGTCGGGCCCGCCGACGCGACCGGAGGGTACGTCGGGGAGCCTGCCCAGCAGCGACGCCTGCGTAGGGGCGCCCGCATCATCGGCGCAGGCAAACAACGAATTCAGCGAGCAGGTGGAGCTGTCGTCCGCTCTGGAGGCGGTTTCGCGACGCAGGGGCGATGGCGTCTGCATCCGCATGTCGCGATCCGCATGCTGACCCCATGAGGGCGCGGTAGCGGATGTCGCCGATGTCGCTGATGTCGTCGGTGCGGCTGTGGCCTTTGCTGCGGCCTGCGGCTGCGGCACGGCCACTCGCTTGAGCTTGCGGCGTGCAGGCGTCTGCACGGCGCGTCCGGCCACATGGGAAATGCCGATGGCCTTGGCGAACGCCGCATCCCGTGCCCGCTGCGCCGCCTGGGTTTCGTTGATCTTCGTCAGTTGAAGCATCGTTTGCTCGACGCGCGTCTTCGCGCCCAAAGGTGCACCTGTCGCGGCGCTCGCTGCGACATCTGCGGCGACAACCCGCTGCGCCCGCACGGTTTGCGCGCTCGCCAATGCCTGTTGCCCGCCCGATGCCACAGCGACCTGTGCCGATGTGCCGACCAGGCGCGAGTCTTCCCTGATCAATTTCTCGTATTCCGCCTTTGCCACGCCGATCAACTGCGTGCGCACGTCGACCCTTTCGTTGGCCGTCGCCTCCGGATGGGTTCGCAGATATTCCACGTAGGCTTCACCCGCCTCCTGAACGATGTGGTCCCGTGCGGGTCTGCGTGCCTCGGCAATGGCGCGTCCGAGCGTTTTTCCATCGGTCTCGAGCACAGATCGCGTGACGCCACGCGGGGGGGCGTCGTCCGGCAGCACCTTGCGCCATTCCCGCTCGAGCGCCGACGTCATGGTCTCGCGCAGGTTGCGCAGCTCGTCGCACGGCAGTGTCGGCATGTCGGTTCTCAGTGCGTCCTCGAGCACCGACTTCTCGATCTGGTCGAACGTGTTTCGGCAGAGCAGGGTGCACAGTCCGTCGAGCAGTTCGACGGCCGACTCGCTGGGCATGTCCTCGGCCTTGCGCCGGTTGTGAGACGTCTTGCTTCGCGAGCCGAACGGGAACCTGAACAGTTCCTCGCGGTTTTTCCTGCTGATCCTCGACTTTGCACTGGTCCGGCAAGCGAACGATTTCGCTTCGAGTTCGTCCCGGATCTCACGGG harbors:
- a CDS encoding short chain dehydrogenase, yielding MSTGTKDTKDTKRKKRVIVIGATGHIGQAAMTDLDDHDILMASRSGGSDPKHLQVDITCSESLASLFASVVETYGSFDAVISAVGHCEYADFESMTDSQWATTIQSKLVGQMNVVREGLKYIDDRGSFTLISGILNIKPMPLGIADATTSGAIDTFVKCVAHELPRGIRINAVNPTVIESAWADYRDMMPGYQPVADTLVGKAFRRCVDSFITGQVIFVDA
- a CDS encoding LysR family transcriptional regulator, translated to MDSIDLKHMRIFLRLVREKSASKVAVETGMSQQAISGYLKRLRDALPHEIFLRHSNGIEPTDFALDVARKFERALDEVDGVFHAGVFDPATWDRCIGIIANEYAQLSMLPRFVAQIRQSAPHVRVKVLDFDDAAHAEQLAKGEAELVLGFSAFFDGSLVRTALRDERYCCVVGDGSRIASQIREVADIGKFARVDFSPGSSDSRDRVSQWLAAHGVTGAPVATLACYTSLKPFLDVNDVLAFVPCSVAVACRLQTVDLTPMPEVLTASVGWHRKTAGNPMGIWLRDVLTSIEASARGGGVASAAVIPAVQA
- the rnr gene encoding ribonuclease R, giving the protein MSKYPYPIPSREEILGVLRTADSALSANDIAEALAIKKQEREGFFKRLAAMERDDQIRLDRRGYYQLTHPSNFIAGRVIGHRDGYGFAVRDDDGDDLFLPNEEMKKVMHNDRVLLRIAGYDRRGRPEGHIVEVVSRANTHVIGRLLNENGVMVVAPEDKRIGHDILIPPRAQGKAKVGQVVSVELTDYPSRYSQPIGRVSEVLGDIDDPGMEIEIAVRKYGVPHQFSAEALAAAGALPDEVRAPDLRHRIDLRDVPLVTIDGEDARDFDDAVYCEPAKVGRVNGFRLIVAIADVSHYVAPGSPLDADALTRSTSVYFPRRVIPMLPEKLSNGLCSLNPDVDRCVLVCDALVAPNGEVKAYQFYPAVIHSAARLTYTEVAAVLGNTKGAEAQRRAALLPHLQNLYELYKVLAKARKSRGAIEFDSTETYIVCNAQGKIEQILPRTRNDAHRLIEECMLTANVCAADFLKRHKQPGLYRIHAGPSGERLQVLRTFLKTLGLALGGGDEPSTSDYSELMTQIESRPDAPMLQTMLLRSMQQAVYSPDNIGHFGLAYPAYTHFTSPIRRYPDLLTHRAIKAILAGKKYEPEIPAGVELTTGLSPHARKLQKDDDAAKGKKSPAARKRDAIWDELGLHCSANERRADEASRDVEAWLKCYFMRDKLGEEYGGTVSAVTSFGIFVQLDDLFIEGLVHVTELGSDYFQFDEVRHELRGERTGIRYRLTDRVRVQVSRVDLDARKIDFRLVREPNARSLAKTSGRAERGGAPAPSPAAGTPGIAGSASPGPSIRQLPKGGALLNGVQPAPAGKRPAKPKSAKVKAARAERGAAPAKHGGSGGGGGKAPAKRQGGPGGPAKKPRR
- the rlmB gene encoding 23S rRNA (guanosine(2251)-2'-O)-methyltransferase RlmB; protein product: MSKLKLLFGFHAVTARLRHDASSIEEIYYDPSRRDRRMTDFLKAVESFKNAPGVKIKVIQADGKRLDGMAGSSRHQGVVAQAQEVSLALNLDELLDGISGDPLLLVLDGVTDPHNLGACLRVADGAGAHAVIAPKDRAVGLNATVAKVASGAAETVPYIMVTNLARTLRELKDRGIWVVGTSDDAPADIYGTKLTGPMAIVMGAEGEGMRRLVGETCDELMSIPMAGGCESLNVSVASAVCLYEAVRQRAVAAKSAK